A genomic segment from Clostridium fungisolvens encodes:
- a CDS encoding ABC-F family ATP-binding cassette domain-containing protein — translation MNLLTIENVSKSYSEKKLFNNISFGINEGDKIGIIGVNGTGKTTFLKVVSGVEVPDEGKVVKGNSVRVEYLSQSPDFNPESTVLEQVFRGDTPLMKLIRQYEKAMESHTATGEEIMKLTSQMDSMNAWSIESDAKAILNKLGVSDFNAKVGNLSGGQRKRIALAAVLISPCDLLILDEPTNHLDNDTIDWLEQYLNKRKGALLMITHDRYFLDRVVNEIIELDKGNLYTYKGNYSDFLEKKVEREEMELASEKKRQNLLRKELAWIRRGAKARSTKQKARIDRFEELSEQKIDIDNSKVEISVASTRLGKKVIEVNNISKSFGDRKLIDDFSYILLRDDRVGIIGPNGMGKSTLINIISGKIKPDSGDVEVGETVKIGAFSQETYHMDDSLRVIDYIREGAEFISNEEGYKLSASQMLERFKFPPADQWTPISKLSGGEKRRLYLLRVLMEAPNVLILDEPTNDLDIETLTILEDYLDEFPGAVISVSHDRYFLDRMATKIFSFEGNGKVDQYTGNYTDYKEDNRQKDINSSEEKNKKTVDKKAEAVDSNQGKKKERALKFSFKEQREYDEIDEIIAGIEEKISELEAKINAASTNYSLLQELIAEKEETEKLLEEKMDRWVYLNDLAEKINEGK, via the coding sequence ATGAATCTTTTAACCATAGAGAACGTATCAAAAAGTTATAGTGAAAAGAAACTTTTTAATAATATAAGCTTTGGAATAAATGAAGGAGATAAGATTGGTATCATTGGTGTAAATGGTACTGGTAAAACTACTTTCTTAAAGGTAGTATCGGGAGTAGAAGTTCCTGATGAAGGAAAGGTAGTGAAGGGCAACTCCGTAAGAGTAGAATACCTTTCTCAAAGTCCAGATTTTAATCCAGAGTCAACAGTATTAGAGCAAGTATTTAGAGGAGATACTCCTTTAATGAAACTTATAAGACAATACGAGAAAGCAATGGAAAGTCATACTGCCACTGGCGAAGAGATAATGAAGCTTACAAGTCAGATGGATAGCATGAACGCTTGGAGTATAGAGAGTGATGCAAAGGCTATCTTAAATAAACTTGGGGTTTCAGATTTTAATGCAAAGGTAGGCAATCTTTCTGGAGGACAAAGAAAGAGAATAGCCTTAGCTGCTGTTCTTATAAGTCCTTGTGATCTATTGATATTAGATGAGCCTACAAACCATCTAGACAACGATACTATAGATTGGCTTGAGCAATACCTTAATAAAAGAAAAGGTGCACTGCTTATGATAACTCATGATAGATATTTCCTAGACAGAGTTGTCAATGAGATAATAGAACTTGATAAGGGTAACCTTTATACCTATAAAGGAAACTATAGTGATTTTCTAGAGAAAAAAGTAGAACGTGAAGAGATGGAACTTGCTAGCGAAAAGAAGAGACAAAATCTTTTAAGAAAAGAACTGGCTTGGATAAGAAGAGGGGCTAAGGCTAGAAGTACAAAGCAGAAGGCCAGAATAGATAGATTTGAAGAACTAAGTGAGCAAAAGATAGATATAGATAATTCTAAGGTTGAGATATCCGTAGCAAGTACTCGTCTTGGAAAGAAAGTAATAGAAGTAAATAACATAAGTAAGTCTTTTGGTGATAGAAAGCTTATTGATGACTTTAGTTATATATTACTTAGAGATGATAGAGTAGGAATAATAGGACCTAACGGAATGGGTAAATCCACTTTAATAAATATAATAAGTGGAAAGATTAAGCCAGATAGCGGAGATGTTGAAGTTGGTGAAACAGTTAAGATAGGTGCATTCTCTCAAGAAACTTATCATATGGATGATTCTTTAAGAGTTATAGATTATATAAGAGAAGGTGCAGAATTTATATCCAATGAAGAAGGATATAAGTTAAGTGCATCACAAATGCTTGAAAGATTTAAGTTCCCACCAGCAGATCAATGGACTCCAATATCAAAACTGTCAGGTGGAGAAAAGAGAAGACTATATCTACTTAGAGTTTTAATGGAAGCACCAAATGTTCTTATATTAGATGAGCCTACCAATGACCTCGATATAGAGACCCTTACAATATTAGAAGACTACTTAGATGAATTCCCTGGTGCAGTTATATCAGTATCCCATGATAGATACTTCTTAGATAGAATGGCAACTAAGATATTCTCCTTTGAAGGCAATGGGAAGGTAGATCAGTACACAGGTAACTACACTGACTATAAAGAAGATAATAGACAAAAAGATATCAACAGTTCAGAAGAAAAGAATAAGAAAACTGTTGATAAAAAAGCAGAAGCTGTGGATAGTAATCAAGGTAAGAAAAAAGAAAGAGCATTAAAGTTCTCATTTAAAGAGCAAAGAGAGTATGACGAAATAGATGAGATTATAGCAGGAATAGAAGAAAAGATAAGCGAACTAGAAGCTAAGATAAATGCAGCTAGCACAAACTATTCTCTTCTTCAAGAACTTATAGCAGAAAAGGAAGAAACAGAAAAGCTTCTAGAAGAGAAGATGGACAGATGGGTTTATCTAAATGATCTTGCTGAGAAGATAAATGAAGGTAAATAA
- a CDS encoding DMT family transporter, producing MLNILLTVLGGAFVTLSMIINGKLAEKIGGLKGTLINYITGLSFSLLLYIIIRSTGTAAPMTEININSIPIYAYLGGLLGVVVIVLSNKVIPKIPAIYSMVLIFVGQIVMGMVIDYFSFHKFSMGKFIGALFIILGVIYNFNVDKNVASSKEVEA from the coding sequence ATGTTAAATATTTTGTTGACAGTTTTAGGGGGAGCCTTTGTTACTCTCTCAATGATAATAAATGGGAAGCTAGCAGAAAAGATAGGTGGGCTTAAGGGAACTCTTATAAATTATATAACAGGACTTTCTTTTTCTTTGTTGTTATATATAATAATAAGATCTACTGGAACAGCAGCACCTATGACAGAAATAAATATAAATAGTATACCTATATATGCTTACCTTGGGGGACTATTAGGAGTTGTAGTAATAGTTTTATCAAATAAAGTTATTCCTAAGATTCCAGCTATCTACTCTATGGTGCTTATTTTTGTAGGACAAATTGTAATGGGAATGGTCATAGATTATTTTAGTTTTCATAAGTTTTCAATGGGTAAGTTTATTGGAGCTTTATTTATAATTTTAGGAGTAATATATAACTTTAATGTGGATAAGAATGTAGCTAGTAGTAAAGAGGTAGAGGCATAG
- a CDS encoding DMT family transporter, with protein sequence MYKLFTVIIGFIITIMISFNSELQASVGNNLSLVVIHLVGLISVIIVMVVKKEKFSMDLHKVPLYLLSAGLIGVMVVLINNLTFSKVGASLSISLGMVGQLTAATVIDHFGLLGMKKYSFEKKKLLGFAFIILGIVVMALY encoded by the coding sequence ATGTATAAGTTATTTACCGTCATTATAGGTTTTATCATAACTATAATGATTAGTTTTAATAGTGAACTTCAGGCTAGTGTGGGAAATAATCTTTCTTTAGTAGTAATTCATTTAGTAGGACTTATAAGTGTAATAATTGTTATGGTAGTTAAGAAAGAAAAGTTTTCTATGGATCTTCATAAGGTACCGTTATATCTGTTAAGTGCAGGATTAATTGGGGTAATGGTGGTTCTGATAAACAATCTGACCTTTTCTAAAGTTGGAGCATCACTTTCAATATCTTTAGGAATGGTTGGTCAGCTTACTGCTGCCACGGTTATAGATCATTTTGGTCTTCTTGGAATGAAAAAGTATAGCTTTGAAAAAAAGAAGTTACTAGGCTTTGCTTTTATAATTCTTGGAATAGTAGTGATGGCCTTATATTAG
- a CDS encoding cyclic nucleotide-binding domain-containing protein yields the protein MEIHIFEKGELVYRSNEEIEYFYFLVKGKCKVYTLLQNGKSLLLRFYNPLMVMGDLEFISESTANCNVEAVHSCTFIGIPLGVIRKYAKDDAIFLRHICKTLSEKLATSAVSNSINLLYPLENRLASYMLAISSEEDLSTSLKGIVAERFTEIAELLGTSYRHLLRIINKLCDQKIIARDGNSLIILDYERLENLAGDLYQ from the coding sequence ATGGAAATACACATCTTTGAAAAAGGTGAACTTGTATATAGATCAAATGAGGAAATTGAATATTTCTATTTCCTAGTTAAAGGCAAATGCAAGGTTTATACCTTACTTCAAAATGGTAAGTCACTTCTTTTAAGATTCTACAATCCTCTAATGGTCATGGGTGATCTAGAGTTTATAAGTGAAAGCACTGCTAATTGCAATGTGGAAGCGGTACACAGTTGTACTTTTATAGGCATTCCACTGGGTGTTATAAGAAAATATGCTAAAGATGATGCCATATTTTTGAGGCATATATGTAAAACCCTATCAGAGAAGCTTGCTACGTCTGCAGTATCTAATTCTATAAATCTTCTTTATCCTTTAGAGAATAGGCTTGCAAGTTATATGCTTGCCATATCTAGTGAAGAAGATCTTTCAACTAGTTTAAAAGGCATAGTAGCTGAACGTTTTACTGAAATTGCTGAACTTTTAGGCACAAGCTACAGGCACTTGCTTAGGATAATAAACAAATTATGTGACCAGAAAATTATAGCTAGAGATGGGAATTCTCTAATCATATTAGATTATGAAAGGCTAGAAAATTTAGCTGGGGACTTATATCAATAG
- a CDS encoding LysR family transcriptional regulator, whose product MDFKQLTYFLEIVKQGNITKASKKLHIAQPHLSQQLKMLEDELGVKLIERSTRKFQITSAGQILQNRCEQMIELMDTTLKEIKDIKDGLNGTLSIGTISSEGDTLLLNKIMNFYDKYPGITFDIREGNTKEILKLLTDGFIEIGIIRTPVNSEGFESIYLESAPMVAATKGNIYWDEKTKQIPITELANKPLLVNRRFEKNILEACENAGFDPNIFCKIEDTRSLLTWANKGMGVAILPKDWVGLLKNSNLVFKDIDEPSLITKTGIIWMKDKYLSAPAKRFLEIFEI is encoded by the coding sequence ATGGATTTTAAGCAACTTACTTACTTTCTTGAAATTGTTAAGCAAGGTAATATAACTAAAGCCTCTAAAAAGCTTCATATCGCTCAGCCTCATCTAAGTCAGCAGCTAAAAATGCTTGAAGATGAGCTTGGGGTTAAATTGATAGAAAGAAGTACTAGAAAGTTTCAAATAACTAGCGCAGGACAAATACTTCAAAATCGCTGTGAGCAGATGATTGAACTAATGGATACTACCCTTAAAGAAATAAAGGATATTAAGGATGGTCTTAATGGAACTTTATCTATTGGAACAATTTCTTCTGAAGGAGATACTCTGCTACTTAATAAGATAATGAATTTTTATGACAAATACCCAGGTATAACTTTCGATATAAGAGAAGGAAATACTAAAGAAATATTAAAGCTTCTTACTGATGGTTTTATAGAGATAGGAATAATACGTACTCCAGTAAATTCTGAAGGCTTTGAATCAATATATTTAGAAAGCGCTCCAATGGTTGCCGCAACTAAAGGCAATATATATTGGGATGAAAAGACTAAGCAGATTCCAATAACGGAACTTGCTAACAAACCACTTCTTGTAAATAGAAGGTTTGAGAAAAACATATTAGAAGCTTGCGAAAATGCTGGTTTTGATCCAAATATCTTCTGTAAGATAGAAGATACACGATCACTTTTAACCTGGGCTAATAAAGGCATGGGAGTAGCTATTTTGCCTAAGGATTGGGTAGGTTTGCTTAAAAACTCTAATTTAGTATTTAAAGATATAGATGAACCATCTCTAATTACAAAGACGGGGATCATATGGATGAAAGATAAGTATCTATCAGCTCCAGCAAAACGCTTTTTAGAGATATTTGAAATTTAA
- a CDS encoding AEC family transporter has protein sequence MIFFNALQSILSIVIMIIIGYLLTSKGWLNEEASKIFSKLVCNIALPCLMLVDLMNNFSKDKLIHLGSGLIIPFVSMAAGYFIAILVSKTLKIDDKSAGTFRSMFFVSSSIFVGLPVNLALFGESSVPYVLLYYIANTTFFWTLGVYDISKDGTIGKCSKIFSSATLKRLISPPLMGFILALILIMLNITPPRFVMDTCKYVGGLTTPLSMLFIGITMHSVDFKEVKINKDMIALFIGRFLVSPLLVFLLCLYFPIPPLMKNVFIIQAAMPVMTNTAIVAKSFGANHKYASLMTVTTTLLSILFIPFYMILL, from the coding sequence ATGATTTTTTTTAATGCGTTACAAAGCATTCTAAGTATAGTAATAATGATAATTATAGGATATTTATTAACTTCAAAGGGTTGGCTAAACGAAGAAGCTTCAAAAATATTCTCTAAGCTGGTATGCAATATAGCTTTACCATGCCTTATGCTTGTTGATCTTATGAATAATTTTAGTAAAGATAAATTGATCCATTTAGGAAGTGGACTTATCATTCCCTTCGTATCTATGGCAGCTGGATACTTTATAGCAATTCTAGTTTCTAAAACATTAAAAATAGATGATAAAAGCGCAGGTACTTTCCGTTCTATGTTTTTTGTTTCTAGTTCGATTTTTGTAGGACTACCTGTAAATCTAGCTCTTTTCGGAGAATCAAGTGTTCCTTATGTGTTACTTTACTATATAGCAAATACTACATTCTTTTGGACTTTAGGAGTTTATGATATAAGTAAGGATGGAACAATCGGTAAATGCAGTAAGATATTTTCTAGTGCAACCTTAAAAAGATTAATTTCCCCTCCACTTATGGGCTTCATATTAGCTCTAATTTTAATAATGCTAAATATCACTCCACCAAGATTTGTAATGGATACGTGCAAATATGTAGGTGGACTTACCACTCCATTATCTATGCTATTTATAGGAATAACTATGCATTCTGTAGATTTCAAGGAAGTAAAGATAAACAAAGATATGATTGCATTATTTATAGGAAGATTTTTAGTATCTCCACTACTTGTATTTCTACTATGCTTATACTTCCCTATACCTCCACTTATGAAAAACGTATTTATAATTCAAGCTGCAATGCCCGTTATGACAAATACCGCAATAGTTGCAAAAAGCTTTGGAGCCAATCATAAATACGCTAGTCTTATGACTGTTACAACCACTTTGTTAAGCATACTCTTTATCCCTTTTTATATGATTTTATTGTAA
- the deoD gene encoding purine-nucleoside phosphorylase, which translates to MSIHINAKEGQIAESILLPGDPLRAKFIAENFLEDVICYNEVRGMYGFTGTYKGKRVSVQGTGMGIPSISIYVSELIQSYGVKNLIRVGTCGGYQESVKVRDLIIAMAASTDSNINKIRFNGRDFAPTASFKLLRKAYDFAVEKGFDPKVGNVFSSDTFYGDTTEEWKIWAKFGCLGVEMEAAALYTLAAKHGVDALALLTVSDHFIYDEITSAEERQTTFTNMIEVALDTVHSL; encoded by the coding sequence ATGAGCATTCATATAAATGCGAAAGAAGGACAAATAGCTGAAAGTATATTATTACCGGGGGATCCGCTAAGAGCAAAATTTATTGCTGAAAACTTTCTTGAGGACGTTATCTGTTATAACGAAGTAAGAGGAATGTATGGATTTACAGGAACTTATAAAGGAAAAAGAGTTTCGGTTCAAGGTACAGGAATGGGTATACCATCAATATCAATTTATGTAAGTGAACTTATACAAAGTTATGGGGTTAAGAATCTTATAAGAGTAGGTACTTGTGGTGGATATCAAGAATCTGTAAAAGTAAGAGATCTTATAATAGCTATGGCTGCATCAACAGATTCAAATATAAACAAAATTAGATTTAATGGAAGAGATTTTGCACCAACAGCTAGCTTTAAGTTATTAAGAAAGGCTTATGACTTTGCAGTGGAAAAAGGCTTCGATCCTAAGGTTGGTAATGTATTTAGTTCAGATACTTTCTATGGAGATACTACTGAAGAGTGGAAGATATGGGCTAAGTTCGGCTGTTTAGGAGTAGAAATGGAAGCTGCTGCACTTTATACTTTAGCAGCAAAGCATGGTGTTGATGCATTAGCATTACTAACAGTAAGTGATCATTTCATATATGATGAAATAACTTCAGCAGAAGAAAGACAAACAACTTTTACAAATATGATTGAAGTAGCACTTGATACAGTACATTCACTATAA
- a CDS encoding MFS transporter has translation MVLNNKRNFFIIDFFVAFLVVFGVVMFLPMFQSLQNIFGVSVSSIAWLPNIGYLSMILFPAVAGKVMNKIGAKKSLLLFIVVWIIGISVEIIALNNVSYFMFCGGRLIEALAEASFFPILLSMNKIVMKEEKDGKLGSSLVEIGSAIGGLVAAVVAGYFLDSPKTFLLIPIVIGALTWIFVFSSISEVSIEEDHQANNKLLEIKENKFDYISLLFMIFMTQITFAASQVYLSYYMESFNASNSTGLVISIEQILIATGAMSPMVLLRYFSFSAIRNTLIGVFMVCSIILSLHVSLPLSILALSSICLIVGIGFSTLNIYISKTVVTNASQKISFYTAVRFAGGFALSFFWGNYIDKYKALGYNYIKIFNNLYMMMAVLVVIISVIVVIMQNQNKKFWSEKN, from the coding sequence ATGGTTTTAAATAATAAAAGAAACTTTTTTATAATAGATTTTTTTGTAGCATTTTTAGTTGTTTTTGGAGTGGTTATGTTTCTTCCTATGTTCCAAAGCCTTCAAAATATCTTTGGTGTAAGTGTATCAAGTATTGCCTGGCTACCTAATATAGGGTATCTTAGTATGATATTATTCCCTGCTGTGGCAGGAAAAGTAATGAATAAGATTGGTGCAAAAAAGTCACTGTTATTATTTATAGTAGTTTGGATAATAGGAATTTCAGTAGAAATAATAGCTCTGAATAATGTAAGTTACTTTATGTTTTGTGGAGGAAGGTTGATAGAGGCATTAGCGGAAGCATCATTTTTTCCTATATTACTTTCTATGAATAAAATAGTTATGAAGGAAGAGAAAGATGGAAAGTTAGGTTCAAGTTTAGTGGAAATAGGATCAGCTATTGGCGGACTAGTTGCTGCGGTTGTAGCTGGATACTTCCTAGACTCACCTAAGACTTTTTTACTTATTCCTATAGTTATTGGTGCTTTAACTTGGATATTTGTATTTTCTTCAATAAGTGAAGTAAGCATTGAAGAAGATCATCAGGCAAATAATAAATTATTAGAAATAAAAGAGAATAAATTTGATTATATAAGCTTGCTTTTCATGATATTCATGACTCAGATAACCTTTGCAGCCTCTCAGGTTTATTTATCTTATTATATGGAGTCCTTTAATGCTTCAAATTCTACTGGATTAGTTATATCAATTGAGCAGATACTAATAGCTACAGGGGCTATGTCTCCAATGGTGCTACTTAGATATTTCTCGTTTAGCGCTATAAGAAACACCTTAATTGGAGTTTTTATGGTTTGCTCAATTATACTATCACTACATGTTTCATTACCTTTATCGATTTTAGCCCTATCATCAATATGCTTGATAGTTGGAATAGGATTCTCAACTTTAAATATATATATATCAAAGACTGTAGTTACAAATGCTTCACAAAAGATATCTTTCTATACTGCAGTAAGATTTGCAGGTGGATTTGCCCTGTCTTTCTTCTGGGGAAATTATATAGATAAATATAAAGCTTTGGGATATAACTATATAAAGATATTCAATAATCTATATATGATGATGGCTGTTTTAGTAGTAATAATATCAGTAATAGTAGTAATTATGCAAAATCAGAATAAGAAGTTTTGGAGTGAAAAGAATTAA
- a CDS encoding pyrimidine-nucleoside phosphorylase, translating to MRMYDLIIKKRNGEELSTEEINYFVDGYTKGSIPDYQVSSLLMAIYFQKMNMRETADLTMAMVHSGDILDLSKIDGVKVDKHSTGGVGDTTTLVLTPMVAALGIPVAKMSGRGLGHTGGTIDKLESFDGFSVEITEEKFIENVNTKKIAIMGQTADLAPADKKLYALRDVTGTVDNISLISSSIMSKKIAAGADAIVLDVKVGDGAFMKSYEDAKKLAEAMVSIGKNVGRNTVAVISDMDQPLGLAIGNALEVKEALDTLSGKGPKDLLELCLALGSNMVVLAGKAENVEEAKAMLLKTIEDGSAIQKLKEFVAAQGGNAEQVTNPELLAKAKFVYEVKSDIEGYVSKINSENIGLVAMELGAGRATKEDSIDLAVGIVLNKKRGDKVAKGDVLAYIHADDEAKIEKAAAGIVSNYKISETYEDNIPLIYDVIR from the coding sequence ATGAGAATGTATGATTTGATAATAAAGAAAAGAAATGGCGAAGAGCTTTCGACTGAGGAAATAAATTATTTTGTTGATGGATATACAAAAGGAAGTATTCCAGACTATCAGGTTTCATCACTTTTAATGGCTATATATTTTCAAAAGATGAATATGAGAGAAACTGCAGACCTTACAATGGCTATGGTGCATTCAGGAGATATTCTTGATTTATCAAAAATAGATGGAGTTAAAGTAGATAAGCATAGTACTGGTGGTGTAGGAGATACAACTACTTTAGTGCTTACACCTATGGTAGCTGCCCTAGGTATTCCGGTAGCTAAGATGTCTGGTAGAGGACTTGGACACACTGGAGGAACTATAGATAAATTAGAATCCTTTGATGGATTTTCAGTAGAAATAACAGAAGAGAAATTTATAGAAAATGTAAATACGAAAAAGATTGCTATAATGGGTCAGACTGCTGATTTAGCTCCAGCTGATAAAAAATTATATGCACTTAGAGATGTTACAGGTACTGTTGATAATATATCATTAATATCTTCTAGCATAATGAGTAAGAAAATTGCAGCAGGTGCAGATGCTATCGTTCTAGACGTTAAGGTTGGAGACGGTGCATTCATGAAGTCTTATGAGGATGCTAAAAAACTTGCAGAAGCAATGGTTAGCATAGGTAAAAATGTTGGAAGAAACACAGTTGCTGTAATCTCTGATATGGATCAACCTTTAGGGCTTGCTATAGGAAATGCTCTTGAAGTAAAAGAAGCTTTAGACACTCTAAGTGGTAAAGGACCTAAGGATTTATTAGAATTATGTTTAGCTTTAGGTAGCAATATGGTTGTATTAGCTGGTAAAGCTGAAAATGTTGAAGAAGCAAAGGCTATGCTTTTAAAGACTATAGAAGATGGTTCAGCTATTCAAAAGCTTAAGGAGTTTGTTGCTGCACAAGGTGGAAACGCTGAGCAGGTTACAAACCCAGAATTACTTGCAAAGGCTAAATTTGTTTATGAAGTAAAGAGTGATATAGAAGGCTATGTATCAAAGATAAACTCAGAAAATATAGGTCTTGTGGCTATGGAACTAGGAGCTGGAAGAGCTACTAAAGAAGATAGCATAGATTTAGCTGTAGGTATAGTTTTAAATAAAAAAAGAGGCGATAAAGTAGCTAAAGGAGATGTTTTAGCTTATATACATGCAGATGATGAAGCTAAAATAGAAAAAGCTGCTGCCGGAATAGTAAGTAATTACAAGATATCAGAGACATATGAAGACAATATTCCTCTTATATATGATGTAATAAGATAA